The following are from one region of the Microbacterium paraoxydans genome:
- a CDS encoding YlbL family protein has protein sequence MERPRAGKLGLGVWALVVALAALAVLTFLPSPYVIQRPGPVYDTLGTAKNADGEQVPLISVDGTETYETGGTLDLTTVQVVGNRERTPSWFELALAWMDASRAVVPLDAVFPEGVTTEQRDERNAMLMVDSQHEATAAALNELGYDTGAEVVVVDAVEGSPADGLLQADDVITAIDGTPVTSATALREAIQEAGGDPVALTVRRDGDEQTVEITPEEQTQEGTTSWLIGITLRTDYDFEVDVTIQLDNVGGPSAGMMFALGIIDTLTPGELNGGKEVAGTGTIDAEGTVGPIGGIRQKLYGARDAGADYFLAPEANCDEVVGHVPDGLQVIRTATLDESLAALEVIAEDGDVDALPTCDVPAT, from the coding sequence GTGGAACGACCGCGCGCAGGGAAGCTCGGACTCGGTGTCTGGGCACTGGTGGTCGCGCTCGCCGCGCTCGCCGTCCTCACCTTCCTGCCGTCGCCGTATGTGATCCAGCGTCCCGGCCCCGTGTACGACACCCTCGGCACGGCGAAGAACGCCGACGGCGAGCAGGTCCCGCTCATCAGCGTCGACGGGACCGAGACGTACGAGACGGGCGGGACGCTCGACCTGACGACCGTCCAGGTTGTCGGCAACCGGGAACGGACGCCGAGCTGGTTCGAGCTCGCCCTCGCGTGGATGGACGCGTCGCGGGCCGTCGTGCCGCTGGACGCGGTGTTCCCCGAAGGCGTGACCACCGAGCAGCGGGACGAGCGGAACGCGATGCTCATGGTCGACTCGCAGCACGAGGCCACGGCCGCCGCGCTGAACGAGCTCGGCTACGACACCGGAGCCGAGGTCGTGGTGGTGGACGCCGTCGAAGGGTCGCCAGCCGACGGCCTGCTGCAGGCGGATGACGTGATCACCGCGATCGACGGCACGCCCGTCACCTCGGCGACTGCGCTCCGCGAAGCCATCCAGGAGGCGGGCGGCGATCCGGTGGCACTCACGGTGCGCCGTGACGGCGACGAGCAGACGGTCGAGATCACGCCGGAGGAGCAGACCCAGGAAGGCACGACGTCGTGGCTCATCGGCATCACCCTGCGCACCGACTACGACTTCGAGGTCGACGTCACGATCCAGCTCGACAACGTCGGCGGCCCCAGCGCGGGGATGATGTTCGCCCTCGGGATCATCGACACCCTGACACCGGGCGAGCTGAACGGCGGCAAGGAGGTCGCGGGCACCGGGACGATCGATGCCGAGGGGACCGTCGGCCCGATCGGCGGCATCCGCCAGAAGCTCTACGGCGCCCGCGACGCCGGCGCGGACTACTTCCTCGCCCCGGAGGCGAACTGCGACGAGGTCGTGGGGCACGTGCCGGACGGCCTGCAGGTCATCCGCACTGCGACCCTCGACGAATCGCTCGCGGCGCTGGAGGTCATCGCCGAGGACGGCGATGTCGACGCCCTGCCGACCTGCGACGTCCCGGCCACCTGA
- a CDS encoding UPF0182 family membrane protein: protein MTSTPAQPPATPRTSRRILGISLVIIAALIAAFFVFASLYTEFLWFDQVGFTGVLTTQWIATAVMFVIGFLGMAVPLFVVIQLAYRLRPVYVRLSSQLDRYQEVIEPLRRLAMWGMPIFFGLFAGFAAAGNWKTVWLWANGVATGEVDPQFKVDTGFYMFAMPFYSILLAFVSAVLLLSLLVTALVSYLYGSVRIGQGELRISKPARIQLAVIAGLYLLVQAASLWLDRYKTLVEPDDRITGAAYTGANATIPGLGILAIIAAVVAILFFVTAVIGRWRFPLAATALLIVASLVIGIGYPWVVTTFQVKPNQNAYQAEYYQRNIDGTKEAYGVADLETTAFEAETDAEAGQLRADAETTASIRIMDPKVIPPTVRQLEQYRGYYQFQTNMDVDRYEIDGVKQDTVVSVRDLDMSGLGDGDNWNNRVAVYTHGYGLVAAAGNQRTTDGEPVFLERGIPTSGFLSEQGDFEPRVYFGENSPEYSIVGAPEGADPVEIDYPRGKDGSSETKTTFSGNGGPKIGDSFTKLLYALKFQSEQILFSNLVNEDSQILYDRDPTTRVQKVAPYLELDSDPYPSVVDGRIVWIVDGYTTSSTYPYSTSVSLSDAIADSNVPTPSLAIDDINYIRNSVKATVDAYDGSVTLYAWDEEDPVLKTWQKVYPSTLKPISEMSGELMSHVRYPTDLFKVQRDILGIYHVDKAGSFAQQDNRWQTPNDPRSDAMLQPPYYLTMQMPGQDEPRFSMFSTFIPASQGAGGSRDVLMGYLAVDSDAGAEKGVKAEGYGQLRMLEIDTDTTVPGPGQVQNTYNSDTAVVPQLNLLQQGESEVIYGNLLTLPVGGGLLYVQPVYVQSSEGTQLPRLQKVLVAFGDRVAFENTLTEALDTLFGGDSGATGGDDEVEPTDPGTTDPDTGETPTTPTPTDEQADALAKAQQALLDRQAALAEGDLEKFGEADKRLTAAVEKLLELEAAAGE, encoded by the coding sequence GTGACCTCGACCCCAGCCCAGCCCCCGGCCACGCCTCGAACCTCCCGACGCATCCTCGGAATCTCCCTGGTGATCATCGCCGCGCTCATCGCGGCGTTCTTCGTCTTCGCGTCGCTCTACACCGAATTCCTCTGGTTCGACCAGGTCGGGTTCACCGGCGTGCTCACCACGCAGTGGATCGCGACGGCGGTGATGTTCGTCATCGGCTTCCTCGGCATGGCGGTTCCGCTGTTCGTCGTCATCCAGCTCGCCTACCGGCTGCGTCCCGTCTACGTCCGGCTGAGCTCGCAGCTCGACCGCTACCAGGAGGTCATCGAGCCGCTGCGCCGCCTCGCGATGTGGGGCATGCCCATCTTCTTCGGCCTCTTCGCGGGGTTCGCGGCGGCCGGCAACTGGAAGACCGTGTGGCTCTGGGCCAACGGCGTCGCGACCGGTGAGGTCGACCCGCAGTTCAAGGTCGACACCGGGTTCTACATGTTCGCGATGCCGTTCTACTCGATCCTCCTCGCGTTCGTCTCGGCGGTCCTGCTGCTGAGCCTTCTCGTCACTGCGCTGGTGTCCTACCTCTACGGCTCCGTGCGCATCGGCCAGGGCGAGCTGCGCATCTCGAAGCCGGCCCGCATCCAGCTCGCGGTCATCGCGGGCCTGTACCTGCTCGTGCAGGCGGCGAGCCTGTGGCTGGACCGCTACAAGACCCTCGTCGAGCCGGACGACCGGATCACCGGTGCCGCCTACACGGGCGCCAACGCGACCATCCCCGGCCTCGGCATCCTCGCGATCATCGCCGCCGTCGTGGCCATCCTCTTCTTCGTCACGGCCGTCATCGGCCGCTGGCGCTTCCCGCTCGCGGCGACCGCGCTGCTGATCGTGGCCTCGCTCGTCATCGGCATCGGCTACCCCTGGGTGGTCACCACCTTCCAGGTGAAGCCGAACCAGAACGCCTATCAGGCCGAGTACTACCAGCGGAACATCGACGGCACGAAGGAGGCCTACGGCGTCGCCGACCTGGAGACCACGGCTTTCGAGGCCGAGACCGACGCCGAGGCGGGGCAGCTCCGCGCCGACGCCGAGACCACCGCATCGATCCGCATCATGGACCCGAAGGTCATCCCGCCGACGGTCCGCCAGCTCGAGCAGTATCGCGGCTACTACCAGTTCCAGACCAACATGGACGTCGACCGCTACGAGATCGACGGGGTGAAGCAGGACACGGTCGTCTCCGTCCGCGACCTCGACATGTCGGGTCTCGGCGACGGCGACAACTGGAACAACCGGGTCGCGGTCTACACGCACGGCTACGGCCTCGTCGCCGCGGCGGGCAACCAGCGCACGACCGACGGCGAGCCCGTCTTCCTCGAGCGCGGCATCCCCACCTCGGGCTTCCTGTCCGAGCAGGGTGACTTCGAGCCGCGGGTCTACTTCGGCGAGAACTCCCCGGAGTACTCCATCGTCGGCGCCCCGGAGGGGGCCGACCCGGTCGAGATCGACTACCCGCGGGGCAAGGACGGCTCGAGCGAGACGAAGACGACGTTCTCCGGGAACGGCGGGCCGAAGATCGGCGACAGCTTCACCAAGCTGCTCTACGCGCTCAAGTTCCAGTCGGAGCAGATCCTGTTCTCGAACCTCGTCAACGAGGACTCGCAGATCCTCTACGACCGCGACCCGACGACGCGCGTGCAGAAGGTCGCGCCGTACCTCGAGCTCGACAGCGACCCGTATCCGAGCGTCGTGGACGGCCGCATCGTCTGGATCGTGGACGGCTACACGACGAGCTCGACCTACCCGTACTCGACGAGCGTGAGCCTGTCCGACGCGATCGCCGACTCGAACGTGCCGACGCCGTCGCTCGCGATCGACGACATCAACTACATCCGCAACTCGGTCAAGGCCACGGTCGACGCCTACGACGGCTCGGTCACGCTGTACGCCTGGGACGAGGAGGACCCGGTCCTGAAGACCTGGCAGAAGGTCTACCCGTCCACCCTCAAGCCGATCAGCGAGATGTCCGGCGAGCTCATGAGCCACGTCCGGTACCCGACCGATCTGTTCAAGGTGCAGCGCGACATCCTCGGCATCTACCACGTCGACAAGGCCGGCTCGTTCGCCCAGCAGGACAACCGCTGGCAGACGCCGAACGACCCGCGCAGCGACGCGATGCTGCAGCCGCCGTACTACCTGACCATGCAGATGCCGGGTCAGGACGAACCGCGGTTCTCGATGTTCTCCACGTTCATCCCCGCCTCCCAGGGCGCGGGCGGCAGTCGTGACGTGCTGATGGGCTACCTCGCCGTCGACTCGGATGCCGGCGCCGAGAAGGGCGTGAAGGCCGAGGGGTACGGGCAGTTGCGCATGCTCGAGATCGACACCGACACCACGGTGCCCGGCCCCGGTCAGGTGCAGAACACCTACAACTCCGACACGGCCGTGGTCCCGCAGCTCAACCTGCTCCAGCAGGGGGAGTCCGAGGTCATCTACGGCAACCTGCTGACCCTGCCCGTCGGTGGCGGTCTGCTCTACGTCCAGCCGGTGTACGTGCAGTCGTCCGAGGGGACGCAGCTGCCGCGTCTGCAGAAGGTGCTCGTCGCCTTCGGTGACCGGGTGGCCTTCGAGAACACGCTCACGGAGGCGCTGGACACGCTGTTCGGCGGCGACTCCGGCGCGACCGGTGGTGACGACGAGGTCGAACCCACCGATCCGGGCACGACCGATCCCGACACCGGGGAGACGCCAACCACGCCGACGCCGACGGATGAGCAGGCCGATGCTCTGGCGAAGGCGCAGCAGGCGCTGCTCGACCGCCAGGCGGCTCTCGCCGAGGGCGACCTGGAGAAGTTCGGCGAGGCGGACAAGCGCCTCACCGCGGCCGTCGAGAAGCTCCTGGAGCTGGAGGCCGCCGCGGGAGAGTGA
- a CDS encoding universal stress protein: protein MAERIVVGVVDTSAGRRALEWAAHRARSRKASLLLASVVGGAVGAVGEGPVVDAAIAAARSLLEEHAETLKDQGLDVDLVVLRGDPVRQLVSTTAGANLLVIGSDFRPDDADSPRRGAHGLRIVADSSCPVVVIPDIETSDRRGVVVGVDGSPISEAAVAFAAAEADRLGEPLVAVTVWTPVPLPRGARSYPEQYLSSMQELSEETLAVALGGLRSTYPDLEIEPRVERGYPSEVINRAAATASLAVVGSHGRGAVARFLLGSISHEVLAALVAPTAVVR from the coding sequence GTGGCTGAGCGCATCGTTGTGGGAGTGGTGGACACGTCGGCGGGACGACGGGCACTGGAGTGGGCGGCGCACCGCGCGCGGTCGCGGAAGGCCTCTCTGCTCCTCGCGAGCGTCGTCGGGGGAGCGGTCGGCGCCGTCGGGGAGGGCCCTGTGGTGGACGCCGCGATCGCGGCGGCGCGGAGTCTGCTGGAGGAGCACGCGGAGACGCTGAAGGATCAGGGCCTGGACGTCGACCTCGTCGTGCTCCGCGGCGACCCTGTCCGTCAGCTCGTGTCGACCACCGCGGGCGCGAACCTCCTCGTGATCGGAAGCGACTTCCGTCCGGATGACGCGGACAGCCCTCGGCGCGGCGCCCATGGGCTGCGCATCGTCGCCGACTCCTCCTGCCCCGTCGTGGTGATCCCCGACATCGAGACGAGCGACCGTCGCGGTGTCGTCGTCGGGGTGGACGGGTCCCCGATCTCGGAGGCTGCCGTCGCTTTCGCCGCTGCCGAGGCCGACCGTCTCGGCGAGCCCCTCGTCGCGGTGACGGTATGGACTCCCGTCCCCCTCCCGCGCGGAGCGAGGTCGTATCCCGAGCAGTACCTCTCCTCCATGCAGGAGCTGTCCGAGGAGACCCTCGCCGTCGCTCTCGGCGGATTGCGCTCGACCTATCCGGATCTCGAGATCGAGCCCCGGGTCGAACGCGGATACCCGTCCGAGGTCATCAACCGCGCCGCCGCCACCGCGAGCCTCGCCGTCGTCGGCTCGCACGGACGGGGGGCGGTCGCCCGCTTCCTGCTGGGCTCCATCAGCCACGAGGTGCTCGCGGCGCTCGTGGCGCCCACCGCCGTCGTGCGCTGA
- a CDS encoding aminoglycoside phosphotransferase family protein, protein MNRPVDIDERLVADLVAEQFPRWAHLPVRAVARQGWDNMTFRFGHELSVRLPRAEAYAAAVQKESRALEFLDGRLPVAVPSVVALGEPGRGYPFPWSIRRWLDGDTVERAGGLDRVRLAADLGTVLRTVRSLPVDAGSAAGRHSFFRGSHPSVYSDEVHAALQRLDGTVDAGLCRSVWLDATSSAWESSPVWFHGDVAVGNLLVSDGRLSAMIDFGTCGVGDPACDLVMAWTYFDGDARDAFRDAVDLDAATWRRARGWALWKALVTLSDGSGPGGDDSRRVLHEVLTSPL, encoded by the coding sequence GTGAACCGACCGGTCGACATCGATGAGCGGCTCGTCGCCGACCTCGTCGCGGAGCAGTTCCCCCGCTGGGCGCACCTGCCCGTCCGCGCCGTGGCGCGTCAGGGATGGGACAACATGACGTTCCGTTTCGGTCACGAGTTGTCGGTGCGACTTCCTCGCGCCGAGGCCTACGCCGCGGCCGTGCAGAAGGAGAGCAGAGCGCTCGAGTTCCTCGACGGAAGGCTTCCCGTCGCCGTTCCCTCCGTCGTGGCGCTGGGGGAACCCGGCCGGGGCTACCCGTTTCCGTGGTCGATCCGCCGGTGGCTCGACGGCGACACCGTCGAGCGCGCCGGGGGGCTCGATCGCGTTCGCCTCGCCGCCGATCTCGGGACAGTTCTCCGCACCGTGAGGTCCCTGCCCGTGGACGCGGGTTCGGCGGCCGGGCGGCACTCGTTCTTCCGCGGTTCGCATCCGAGCGTCTACAGCGATGAGGTCCACGCCGCGCTCCAGCGGCTGGACGGCACCGTGGACGCGGGACTCTGCCGGAGCGTCTGGCTCGATGCGACGAGCAGCGCGTGGGAGTCCTCGCCGGTCTGGTTCCACGGCGACGTCGCCGTGGGCAACCTGCTCGTCAGCGACGGCCGCTTGTCGGCGATGATCGACTTCGGCACCTGCGGCGTCGGCGATCCCGCCTGCGACCTCGTCATGGCATGGACGTACTTCGACGGGGACGCGCGCGACGCGTTCCGCGACGCCGTCGACCTGGACGCCGCGACCTGGCGACGGGCTCGCGGCTGGGCACTCTGGAAGGCCCTGGTGACTCTCTCCGACGGGTCAGGGCCGGGCGGCGACGACAGCCGACGCGTGCTCCACGAGGTGCTGACCAGCCCGCTCTAG
- a CDS encoding carbon-nitrogen hydrolase family protein, protein MSENTAVPVAVCQFAPTDSREHNRERIAVLATEAARRGAKLIVFPEYSSYFVDPMDERLAANAEDLDGEFVTGLIGLAAELAVVIVAGVTEKASDEGRVRNTVVAVRGDGILAVYRKQHLYDAFGQTESDWVEPGDIGEPAVFEVGGLCFGLMTCYDLRFPEVSRLLAVAGADALVVPAEWVRGPLKEQHWTTLLAARAIENTVFVIAADHPAPIGVGHSRIVDPQGVVRAGIGPEPGVALGVVDGAAIARVRATNPSLRARRYAVVPR, encoded by the coding sequence ATGTCTGAGAACACCGCCGTACCCGTCGCCGTGTGCCAGTTCGCCCCCACCGATTCGCGCGAGCACAACAGGGAACGGATCGCGGTGCTGGCGACGGAGGCCGCGCGTCGCGGGGCGAAGCTGATCGTGTTCCCTGAGTACTCGAGCTACTTCGTCGATCCGATGGACGAACGCCTCGCGGCCAATGCGGAGGATCTCGACGGCGAGTTCGTGACCGGACTGATCGGTCTGGCCGCGGAGCTCGCCGTCGTCATCGTCGCGGGCGTCACGGAGAAGGCCTCGGACGAGGGGCGCGTGCGCAACACGGTCGTCGCCGTGCGCGGCGACGGCATCCTCGCGGTCTACCGCAAGCAGCACCTCTACGACGCTTTCGGGCAGACCGAGTCGGACTGGGTGGAGCCGGGAGACATCGGCGAGCCCGCGGTGTTCGAGGTCGGCGGACTGTGCTTCGGACTGATGACCTGCTACGACCTGCGGTTCCCCGAGGTGTCGCGGCTTCTCGCGGTCGCCGGCGCCGATGCGCTCGTGGTGCCGGCGGAGTGGGTGCGCGGACCGCTCAAGGAGCAGCACTGGACCACTCTGCTCGCGGCGCGCGCCATCGAGAACACGGTGTTCGTGATCGCCGCGGACCACCCGGCGCCGATCGGCGTGGGGCACTCACGCATCGTCGACCCGCAGGGGGTCGTCCGCGCGGGCATCGGGCCGGAGCCGGGAGTGGCCCTCGGGGTGGTCGACGGCGCGGCGATCGCCCGCGTCCGTGCGACCAATCCCTCGCTGCGGGCCCGTCGCTACGCTGTGGTGCCGCGCTGA